Proteins encoded in a region of the Streptococcus sanguinis genome:
- a CDS encoding metallophosphoesterase family protein: MTRKIALLSDVHGNSTALEAVLADAESQQVTDYWFLGDLLLPGTGRRNILDRMEQLHISLQVRGNWEDSLWHALHQKLDLARPSHLYLTRLCHFVLEEIRPEEIDHMQELPLQVLTEVEGMKIAVSHHLPDKNWGRELIHIGEQSDFDRLFEGNDCAIAVYGHIHQQFLRYGTKGQLIINPGSIGQPFFLDSALRQDLRAQYAILEIDETGLADVDLRRVAYDVEQELRLARELHLPYYEIYRESLVNGIHHTHNHDLLREISEREGYANEIAAFLKSSRNS; encoded by the coding sequence ATGACACGAAAAATTGCCTTATTATCAGATGTGCATGGGAATAGCACAGCCTTGGAAGCAGTACTGGCGGATGCGGAAAGCCAGCAGGTGACAGATTATTGGTTTTTGGGGGACTTGCTCCTGCCAGGAACCGGTCGCAGAAATATCTTAGATAGGATGGAGCAGCTGCATATCAGCCTCCAGGTCAGAGGGAATTGGGAAGACAGTCTCTGGCATGCCCTGCACCAAAAGCTGGATTTGGCTCGTCCCAGCCATCTCTACCTGACCCGGCTCTGCCATTTTGTTCTAGAGGAAATCCGTCCTGAAGAGATTGACCATATGCAGGAACTTCCTCTACAGGTCTTGACAGAAGTAGAAGGCATGAAGATTGCGGTTAGCCACCATCTGCCAGATAAGAATTGGGGGCGGGAGCTGATTCATATTGGCGAGCAGAGCGATTTCGACCGCCTTTTTGAGGGAAATGACTGCGCTATCGCTGTTTATGGTCATATTCACCAGCAGTTTCTTCGTTATGGGACTAAGGGCCAGCTGATTATCAATCCCGGCTCTATTGGTCAGCCATTCTTTCTAGATTCGGCTTTGCGCCAGGACTTGCGAGCCCAGTATGCCATTTTAGAGATTGATGAGACGGGTCTGGCTGATGTCGACCTGCGGCGCGTAGCCTACGATGTGGAGCAGGAACTGCGATTGGCTCGGGAGCTCCACTTGCCTTACTATGAGATTTATCGGGAGAGTTTGGTCAATGGTATTCACCATACCCACAACCACGACCTGCTGCGGGAAATCAGTGAGCGGGAAGGCTATGCGAATGAGATTGCAGCTTTCTTAAAGTCCAGTCGTAACTCTTGA
- a CDS encoding Rrf2 family transcriptional regulator translates to MQISSRFTIATHMLIVLALEGKKQKLTSDILAGSVGVNPVIIRKTLSQLNNAGMITVARGTGGAEIAKDLKDISLLDVYSAVECLGKSGQLFSFHDKPNPDCPIGKNIHNVLDDRLAAIQAAMEAELAQTSLDEVVEATEKEIKEQSVSQ, encoded by the coding sequence ATGCAGATTTCTAGCCGTTTTACCATTGCCACCCATATGCTGATTGTCCTGGCTTTGGAGGGAAAAAAACAAAAACTGACAAGTGATATCCTTGCTGGCAGTGTCGGCGTCAACCCAGTTATCATCCGCAAGACCCTGTCCCAGCTCAATAATGCAGGAATGATTACTGTTGCTCGTGGGACTGGAGGAGCAGAGATTGCCAAAGATTTGAAAGATATTAGTCTGTTGGACGTCTATAGTGCGGTTGAGTGTCTAGGCAAGAGCGGCCAGCTCTTTAGCTTTCATGACAAGCCCAATCCAGACTGTCCTATCGGCAAGAACATTCACAATGTCTTAGACGACCGCTTGGCGGCTATTCAGGCAGCCATGGAAGCTGAATTGGCTCAGACCAGCCTTGACGAGGTCGTTGAAGCAACCGAAAAAGAAATTAAAGAACAATCTGTTTCCCAGTGA
- a CDS encoding VOC family protein: MTFEYESKIYLGEVALYVADLARQKDFYQRVLGLELLEEQDGQVALGRNGQVLVRLLVTSDQQSVKSAYGLYHLALLLPSRQALADILKHLSESKVPMVGGADHGYSEAIYLEDPEGNGIELYRDKPQADWDIREDGRIIGVTEALAAQEIYELGQEVQPFSIAEGTRMGHVHLSVKNSRAASHFYQKLLSLEDKFSVPSASWLASGNYHHHLAVNEWGGSHLNHRQPKQMGLAYFEAQVQGKEELVAIYENALELQAPVRWISSQELEVTDPDGIVAKVKTRVV; this comes from the coding sequence ATGACTTTTGAATATGAAAGCAAGATTTATCTAGGAGAGGTGGCACTTTATGTAGCCGACCTAGCAAGACAAAAGGATTTTTATCAGCGAGTTTTAGGTCTGGAACTTTTGGAAGAGCAGGATGGACAGGTGGCTTTGGGCAGGAACGGACAAGTGCTGGTGAGACTCTTAGTAACCAGTGACCAGCAGTCCGTTAAGTCGGCTTACGGTCTTTATCATCTGGCGCTTTTGCTTCCAAGCCGTCAAGCCTTGGCGGATATCCTGAAGCATTTATCAGAAAGTAAAGTTCCTATGGTTGGAGGGGCGGATCACGGTTATAGTGAAGCCATTTATCTGGAAGACCCAGAAGGCAACGGCATTGAGCTTTATCGGGACAAGCCTCAGGCTGATTGGGATATTCGAGAGGATGGTCGCATTATCGGAGTGACGGAAGCGCTCGCGGCTCAAGAAATCTATGAACTAGGTCAGGAAGTCCAACCGTTTAGTATTGCAGAGGGCACTCGTATGGGCCATGTCCATCTGTCTGTGAAAAATAGCAGAGCTGCCAGTCATTTTTACCAAAAGCTTCTAAGCTTGGAGGATAAATTTTCTGTACCTTCTGCTAGCTGGCTGGCATCAGGAAACTACCATCATCATTTAGCAGTTAATGAATGGGGAGGTTCTCACTTGAATCATCGCCAACCTAAGCAAATGGGACTAGCCTATTTTGAAGCGCAAGTTCAAGGAAAAGAAGAGTTAGTAGCAATTTATGAAAATGCTCTGGAGCTGCAAGCGCCAGTCCGATGGATTAGCTCCCAAGAGCTAGAAGTCACAGACCCAGATGGGATTGTGGCTAAAGTTAAGACAAGAGTGGTATAA
- a CDS encoding methylated-DNA--[protein]-cysteine S-methyltransferase: protein MYKTYYASPIGRILILTDANALLGLWLDGQKYFGAGYDLEQAQQEETEVSRRVSAWLDAYFKGENPATDEIPLAPQVTEFRSKVLTVLQKIPYGQTATYSDILRKLQAEYGKIGSARAVGGAIGHNPISLLIPCHRIVGSDGKLTGYAGGLDKKAFLLKLEMGEKTIGWLF, encoded by the coding sequence ATGTACAAGACTTATTATGCATCACCGATTGGCCGGATTCTCATCTTGACAGACGCAAATGCCTTGTTGGGGCTTTGGCTGGATGGCCAGAAATATTTTGGGGCAGGCTACGATTTGGAGCAAGCGCAACAGGAAGAGACAGAAGTCAGCCGACGCGTCTCTGCTTGGCTGGATGCTTATTTTAAGGGAGAAAATCCCGCGACAGATGAAATTCCATTGGCACCTCAAGTGACTGAGTTTAGAAGCAAGGTTCTGACAGTGCTGCAGAAGATTCCCTATGGACAAACGGCTACCTATTCAGACATTCTACGGAAATTACAAGCCGAGTACGGTAAGATTGGTTCTGCTAGAGCAGTCGGTGGTGCCATCGGTCATAATCCCATTTCCCTTCTGATTCCCTGCCACCGGATTGTCGGGAGTGATGGCAAGCTGACCGGTTATGCCGGCGGTCTTGATAAAAAAGCCTTTCTGTTGAAACTAGAGATGGGGGAGAAAACAATAGGATGGCTATTTTAA